One Aquarana catesbeiana isolate 2022-GZ linkage group LG06, ASM4218655v1, whole genome shotgun sequence genomic region harbors:
- the LOC141147576 gene encoding zymogen granule membrane protein 16-like yields MLTILCVCFLLGSTAASKIQSRLSSYTGEFGAGGGTIFSYSSDQLNGQITGIRVRENPSHVLGIQLQYGGIWAPYYGSSSGTLFEVLLYRGENITQVSGKVASYVNELVFVTSRGRIFKFGQPSGTSFNDFPLFEGTVLRYISGRYTTSVLTSIGFHWGSQPGCYYCKDGSK; encoded by the exons ATGCTGACCATCCTGTGTGTGTGCTTCCTGCTGGGCTCCACAGCAGCATCAAAAA TTCAGTCGCGGCTCTCTTCCTACACTGGGGAGTTTGGAGCTGGTGGAGGTACTATCTTCTCCTACTCTTCGGATCAACTGAACGGGCAAATAACAGGCATTCGCGTCAGGGAGAACCCCAGCCATGTACTTGG gatccagctccAATATGGTGGTATCTGGGCACCTTATTACGGAAGCTCCTCCGGTACTCTTTTTGAGGTCCTGCTGTACCGTGGTGAAAACATCACTCAGGTATCAGGGAAAGTTGCATCCTATGTAAATGAGCTGGTCTTCGTGACAAGCCGTGGAAGAATATTTAAATTTGGGCAACCATCAGGCACAAGCTTCAACGATTTTCCACTGTTCGAGGGGACTGTACTACGCTACATTAGCGGGCGATATACTACCTCAGTCCTGACCAGCATCGGCTTCCACTGGGGCAGCCAACCCGGCTGCTACTACTGTAAAGATGGCTCCAAGTGA